The genomic DNA TATCAATTCTGTCTAATAAAGGACCCGAAATTTTACTTAAATAGCGCTGCATTTCTTGTGGAGACGAAGTCATTGGAGAGTTTGGGTCATTAAAAAATCCACTCGGACTCGGGTTCATGCTCGCTACCAACATAAAACTACAAGGATACGTAACCGTAAATTTTGCCCTAGAAATTGTAACGTCTCTATCTTCTAAAGGCTGACGCATTACTTCTAATACATCTCTTTTAAACTCTGGTAATTCGTCTAAAAATAAAACACCATTATGAGACAACGAGATTTCGCCAGGTCTTGGGTATTGTCCGCCACCAACAAGTGCAACATTAGAAATTGTGTGATGTGGACTTCTAAAAGGACGTTGATATAATAAACCTTCATTTTTAGTTTTACCAACCACAGAATGAATCTTTGTGGTTTCTAATGCTTCATGCAAAGTCATGGGGGGTAAAATAGATGGTAATCTTTTTGCTAACATGGTTTTTCCAGATCCTGGTGGCCCAATTAAAATAATATTATGTCCGCCAGCAGCAGCAATTTCCATACAACGTTTTATAGATTCTTGACCTTTTACATCAGAAAAATCGAATTCTAGGAAATCGATGTTTTTATAAAACTCTGCTCTTGTATCAACCAAAGTGGGTTCAATTTTTTTATCACCATTAAAATGATTGATGACTTCTAAAATATTGTCTACACCTAAAATTTCGACATTGTCTACAATAGCTGCTTCTTTTGCATTTGCCTTCGGAAGAATTAAATACTTAAATCCTTCTTCTCTCGCTTTTATAGCTATTGGTAAAGCACCTCTTATTGGTTGTAAACTTCCGTCTAAAGAAAGTTCACCCATAATAATATACTCGTGTATGGTTTCGGATTTTATTTGACTAGAAGCAGCAAGAATACCAACAGCTAAAGTTAAATCATAAGCAGCACCCTCTTTTCTAATATCAGCTGGCGCCATATTTATAATAATTTTCTTACCAGGAAGTTTGTAGGAATTATTATTTAAAGCAGCAGAAATTCTATAAGAACTTTCTCGTACTGCGTTGTCTGGCAAACCTACTAGATGGTAGCCAATTCCTTTGTCAATATTTACTTCTACGGTAATGGTTGTTGCTTCAATACCG from Polaribacter sp. ALD11 includes the following:
- a CDS encoding YifB family Mg chelatase-like AAA ATPase, which produces MLVKVYGSAVFGIEATTITVEVNIDKGIGYHLVGLPDNAVRESSYRISAALNNNSYKLPGKKIIINMAPADIRKEGAAYDLTLAVGILAASSQIKSETIHEYIIMGELSLDGSLQPIRGALPIAIKAREEGFKYLILPKANAKEAAIVDNVEILGVDNILEVINHFNGDKKIEPTLVDTRAEFYKNIDFLEFDFSDVKGQESIKRCMEIAAAGGHNIILIGPPGSGKTMLAKRLPSILPPMTLHEALETTKIHSVVGKTKNEGLLYQRPFRSPHHTISNVALVGGGQYPRPGEISLSHNGVLFLDELPEFKRDVLEVMRQPLEDRDVTISRAKFTVTYPCSFMLVASMNPSPSGFFNDPNSPMTSSPQEMQRYLSKISGPLLDRIDIHIEVTPVPFEKLSEERKGESSVDIRKRVTASREIQSERFTEFENVHYNAQMNVKQIRKFCKLSEESKLLLKTAMEKLNLSARAYDRILKVSRTIADLAAVADISPDHIAEAIQYRSLDRDGWLG